In the Bifidobacterium catenulatum PV20-2 genome, one interval contains:
- a CDS encoding ABC transporter ATP-binding protein: MSGHMERGTDERFGSAVKVSKLVKRYGDMLALDYFDLDVREGEIFGLLGPNGSGKTTAINCILALLTFDEGTVRVFGEPIGPTSYALKRRIGIVPQNVAVFNELTVEENIDYFCSLYVPDRARRHVMVEDALDFVGLRDYRKFRPSKLSGGLLRRLNIACGVAHKPDLIFFDEPTVAVDPQSRNAILEGIQRLNREGATVIYTSHYMEEVEQICDRILIMDHGRHLALGTADELKTMIDTGERISVETDDLGGTHDESGIRKTLEELRALPCVVGADYDGHELTVRCRRGDHNLLDVLTLLKTNGTNIGHLSSRQPTLNDVFLELTGTALRD; the protein is encoded by the coding sequence ATGAGCGGGCATATGGAACGCGGCACTGATGAGCGTTTCGGTAGCGCGGTCAAAGTGTCGAAGCTGGTCAAACGGTATGGGGATATGCTTGCGCTTGACTATTTCGACCTTGACGTGCGTGAAGGTGAGATTTTCGGTTTGCTTGGCCCGAATGGTTCAGGCAAGACCACTGCGATTAATTGCATTCTCGCATTGCTTACGTTCGATGAGGGCACGGTGCGCGTGTTCGGCGAACCGATAGGCCCGACCAGTTATGCGCTGAAACGTCGCATTGGCATTGTGCCTCAGAATGTTGCCGTGTTCAACGAGCTGACCGTTGAGGAGAATATCGATTATTTCTGCTCATTGTATGTTCCCGACAGGGCTCGTCGCCATGTGATGGTTGAGGATGCGCTGGATTTCGTGGGCTTACGCGATTACCGCAAGTTCCGTCCGTCGAAACTGTCGGGAGGTTTGCTTCGTCGATTGAACATCGCATGCGGTGTGGCGCATAAGCCGGATCTGATTTTCTTCGACGAGCCGACCGTTGCTGTCGACCCGCAGAGCCGCAATGCGATTCTGGAAGGCATTCAGCGGCTTAACCGCGAAGGCGCGACGGTGATTTACACGAGCCACTACATGGAGGAGGTCGAACAGATCTGCGACCGCATTCTCATCATGGACCACGGCAGGCATCTGGCATTGGGCACCGCCGACGAGTTGAAGACGATGATCGACACCGGCGAACGTATCAGCGTGGAAACCGATGACTTGGGCGGTACTCACGATGAGTCCGGCATAAGGAAGACGTTGGAAGAGCTGAGAGCGCTGCCATGTGTGGTCGGCGCCGATTATGACGGTCACGAATTGACGGTGCGTTGCCGCAGAGGCGACCACAATCTTCTTGACGTGCTGACGTTGCTGAAAACCAACGGCACGAATATCGGGCATCTTTCCTCCCGGCAGCCGACGCTGAACGACGTGTTCCTCGAGCTGACCGGCACCGCGTTGCGCGACTAG
- a CDS encoding DMT family transporter yields the protein MQRKEIGGMACLVLAALIWGFAFVSQVQGMDSTTPLFFGATRFTLGSISLIPLLWVRRSTIAEQERKRRETQGKPSITLGNGAIVAMPKWTGNPIVVSIICGIVLFTASTVQQYGILYSGSAGRSGFITALYIVMTPLLAFVILRRRVHLSVVISVAISVIGFYLLCVTDGFGSITLADMVLLFTAVLFAGHILVIDTFGRDMDPILLSFGQITTTAILSWIGSIIEGSIDWAGAAQSWIAIVYAGVCSAGVAYTLQVVGQQLVPPTRASVIMSLESFFSAVGGALLLGEIMTTRAYIGCALIFVGTILAQLPIDQLLHAVKCRQVDVNRP from the coding sequence ATGCAGAGAAAAGAGATTGGCGGCATGGCATGCCTCGTACTGGCGGCCCTCATTTGGGGATTCGCATTCGTGTCGCAAGTGCAAGGCATGGACTCCACAACACCGCTGTTCTTCGGAGCCACCCGATTCACCCTCGGATCCATCTCGCTGATACCGTTGCTTTGGGTTCGCCGCAGCACCATAGCGGAACAAGAGCGTAAACGCCGTGAAACCCAGGGAAAACCGTCCATCACCCTCGGCAACGGCGCAATCGTCGCCATGCCGAAATGGACCGGCAATCCCATCGTGGTCAGCATCATCTGCGGAATCGTGCTTTTCACCGCAAGCACCGTCCAACAATACGGCATCCTTTACTCCGGATCGGCGGGACGATCTGGCTTCATCACCGCGCTATACATCGTCATGACTCCGCTGCTTGCCTTCGTCATACTGCGTCGACGAGTGCACCTCAGCGTCGTCATCAGCGTCGCCATCTCCGTTATCGGCTTTTACCTGCTGTGCGTCACCGACGGATTCGGATCCATCACCCTGGCGGACATGGTGCTGCTGTTCACCGCGGTTCTCTTCGCTGGGCACATCCTCGTCATAGACACCTTCGGGCGAGACATGGACCCCATCCTGCTTTCATTCGGGCAGATCACCACCACCGCGATCCTCAGTTGGATCGGCTCTATCATCGAAGGATCCATCGACTGGGCCGGTGCCGCGCAAAGTTGGATCGCCATCGTCTACGCGGGCGTCTGCTCCGCTGGCGTAGCCTATACGCTTCAGGTCGTAGGGCAACAACTTGTGCCCCCGACCAGAGCGTCCGTGATCATGTCGCTCGAATCGTTCTTCTCCGCGGTCGGCGGCGCACTCCTGCTTGGCGAGATCATGACCACCCGAGCCTATATCGGCTGTGCGCTCATCTTCGTGGGCACCATACTTGCCCAGCTGCCCATCGACCAGCTTCTGCACGCGGTCAAATGCAGGCAGGTGGACGTCAATCGGCCTTAG
- the miaA gene encoding tRNA (adenosine(37)-N6)-dimethylallyltransferase MiaA: MPFDTEQTSEKTDKTRGADPATQRKVVSIVGPTASGKTGLGIAVAKALACKGEQAEIINADAYQMYRGMDIGTAKASPEEQAQVRHHLIDIIEPDDAMSVARFQELAREKIAELQARGVRPILVGGSGLYARAAIDDISFPGTDPQVRKALEEREKAEGAGALFDELKVKDPEAAARMDPHNPRRTIRALEVIEVTGRPYSASLPHYRYVIPTVQIGLDLPREELDRRIDIRTKQMLEGGFIEEVERMRPKLGITAAKALGYQQVVDYLDGLRDLNDTFMDIAQKTKRLARKQMGWFGRDPRIHWLQALNPALLDNAMAIIEHADAGAYDAIDAQADAYTQHHLGDLA, translated from the coding sequence ATGCCGTTCGACACTGAGCAGACTTCTGAGAAAACAGACAAAACAAGGGGCGCCGATCCTGCCACGCAGCGTAAGGTCGTGTCCATTGTCGGACCAACCGCATCCGGCAAAACAGGACTGGGCATTGCCGTCGCCAAAGCGTTGGCGTGCAAAGGCGAACAGGCGGAAATCATCAACGCCGACGCATACCAGATGTATCGGGGCATGGATATCGGCACGGCCAAAGCGAGCCCGGAGGAGCAGGCGCAGGTCAGACATCATCTCATCGATATAATCGAACCGGACGATGCCATGTCCGTGGCGCGGTTCCAAGAGCTCGCCCGCGAGAAAATAGCCGAACTACAGGCCAGGGGAGTGCGTCCGATCCTTGTTGGAGGTTCCGGCCTGTACGCACGGGCGGCCATCGACGACATCTCCTTCCCCGGCACCGACCCGCAAGTACGCAAGGCGCTTGAGGAACGGGAGAAAGCCGAAGGCGCGGGCGCGTTGTTCGACGAGCTGAAGGTCAAGGATCCCGAAGCGGCGGCGCGCATGGACCCGCACAATCCGAGACGAACCATCCGCGCGCTGGAAGTCATCGAAGTGACGGGACGCCCCTATTCGGCAAGCCTTCCGCATTATCGGTACGTCATTCCCACCGTGCAGATCGGTCTCGATTTGCCCCGTGAGGAACTGGACCGTCGCATCGACATCCGCACCAAGCAGATGCTTGAAGGCGGATTCATCGAAGAAGTGGAGCGCATGCGCCCCAAACTGGGCATCACCGCAGCCAAAGCGCTCGGTTACCAGCAGGTCGTCGACTATTTGGACGGATTGCGTGACCTGAACGACACGTTCATGGACATCGCGCAGAAAACGAAGCGTCTGGCACGCAAGCAGATGGGATGGTTCGGTCGCGATCCGCGCATCCACTGGCTCCAAGCGCTCAATCCGGCGCTGTTAGACAATGCGATGGCCATCATCGAACATGCCGATGCAGGTGCCTATGACGCCATAGACGCGCAAGCGGACGCCTACACCCAGCATCATCTCGGAGACCTCGCCTGA
- a CDS encoding GTP pyrophosphokinase family protein, with product MILDRQSRINTSELQARLKSVSFDDGPLPSDQITEFIDQMQVYEGAMYEISTKLEILDSEFQVRFSHNPIHHMERRLKSVNSILGKLKRKELPLTVESVKDNLFDVAGIRVICNYRDDVYSVSNYLSAQNDIQVLRVKDYIKNPKQNGYRSLHVIYAVPVFLSSGPHYTPVEVQFRTIAMDYWASLEHALRYKTDLPDTKLSEHSQTLLDCARSLQNIETQMQNIHRDINGAPRVGEAPKAD from the coding sequence GTGATACTTGATAGACAAAGCCGCATCAATACCAGCGAACTACAAGCGCGATTGAAATCGGTAAGTTTCGACGACGGTCCGTTGCCATCCGATCAGATCACCGAATTCATCGATCAGATGCAGGTGTACGAGGGTGCGATGTATGAGATTAGCACCAAGTTGGAGATTCTTGATTCCGAATTCCAAGTGCGTTTCTCCCATAACCCCATCCATCATATGGAACGCAGGTTAAAGTCCGTCAATTCCATTCTCGGCAAGCTAAAACGTAAGGAACTGCCGCTGACGGTGGAGTCGGTCAAAGACAATCTGTTTGATGTGGCCGGCATTCGTGTGATCTGCAATTATCGCGATGACGTATATTCAGTATCGAATTATCTGTCTGCCCAGAACGATATTCAGGTGTTGCGCGTGAAGGATTACATCAAGAATCCGAAGCAGAATGGTTACCGTTCGCTGCATGTGATTTACGCGGTGCCTGTTTTTCTGTCTTCCGGACCGCATTACACGCCTGTGGAAGTGCAGTTCCGCACTATTGCTATGGATTATTGGGCGAGTTTGGAGCACGCGCTGCGCTATAAGACGGATCTGCCTGACACAAAGCTGTCGGAGCATTCGCAAACGCTACTTGATTGCGCGAGGAGTCTGCAGAATATCGAAACGCAGATGCAAAACATCCACCGCGACATCAATGGCGCGCCTCGGGTTGGCGAGGCTCCTAAGGCCGATTGA
- the miaB gene encoding tRNA (N6-isopentenyl adenosine(37)-C2)-methylthiotransferase MiaB — protein sequence MNEDMMTEAERASKLAEPTTGDTATRGKGVFYVHTLGCQMNVHDSERISGVLEADGYVPATEEQYLDHDVDLIVMNTCAVRENAAERMYGTIGLWAERKRQRPNLQIAVGGCMAQLDREKIAKKAPWVDAVFGTKNIGSLPQLLDQARIEGHAQVKVKEELNYFPSQLPTDRASKVSSWVAISVGCNNTCTFCIVPTTRGKEHDRRPGDILAEIRQCVDEGAKEVTLLGQNVNSFGYGIGDRFAFSKLLRACGEIEGLERVRFTSPHPAAFTDDVIAAMAETPNVMHQLHFPLQSGSDRILRAMRRSYRSAKFLDILRKIREAMPDAQISTDIIVGFPGETEEDFQETLRVVEEARFASAFTFIYSPRPGTPAAEMEQVPHDVVQDRFERLVALQERITEENLKTFEGRDVEVMVTGASGKKDAATHRVTGREKTGVLVHVGVPEGRPMPQVGDFVTATVTHAGRHNLIADPDLKAGQTYAVRH from the coding sequence ATGAACGAAGACATGATGACCGAGGCGGAGCGCGCCTCGAAACTTGCGGAACCCACCACAGGAGACACCGCCACGCGAGGCAAAGGCGTGTTCTATGTGCACACCCTCGGATGTCAGATGAACGTGCACGATTCCGAACGTATCTCAGGCGTGCTTGAGGCGGACGGTTACGTGCCCGCCACCGAAGAGCAATACCTCGACCATGACGTGGATCTCATCGTCATGAACACGTGCGCGGTGCGAGAAAACGCGGCGGAACGCATGTACGGCACCATCGGCCTGTGGGCCGAAAGGAAGCGCCAGCGCCCGAACCTGCAGATTGCCGTCGGCGGCTGCATGGCGCAGCTCGACCGTGAGAAAATCGCCAAAAAAGCGCCATGGGTCGACGCCGTGTTCGGCACGAAGAACATCGGTTCACTGCCGCAGCTGCTCGATCAGGCACGTATTGAAGGTCACGCCCAGGTCAAGGTCAAAGAGGAACTCAACTACTTCCCAAGCCAGCTTCCCACCGACCGTGCGTCGAAGGTGTCGAGCTGGGTGGCCATCTCCGTCGGATGCAACAACACCTGCACATTCTGCATCGTGCCTACCACCCGAGGCAAGGAACATGATCGTCGCCCGGGAGACATTCTTGCCGAAATCCGCCAGTGCGTGGACGAAGGAGCCAAGGAAGTCACGCTACTCGGCCAGAACGTGAACTCGTTCGGTTACGGCATCGGCGACCGTTTCGCCTTCTCTAAGCTACTGCGCGCATGCGGTGAGATCGAAGGATTGGAGCGCGTGCGATTCACTTCGCCGCATCCCGCCGCCTTCACCGACGACGTGATCGCAGCCATGGCCGAAACGCCCAATGTCATGCACCAGCTGCACTTCCCGCTGCAGTCCGGATCCGACCGAATCCTGCGCGCCATGCGCCGTTCGTATCGTTCCGCGAAGTTCCTTGACATTCTGCGCAAAATCCGTGAGGCCATGCCGGATGCGCAGATCTCCACCGACATCATCGTCGGTTTCCCGGGTGAAACCGAAGAGGACTTCCAGGAAACTCTGCGCGTGGTGGAAGAGGCGAGATTCGCGTCCGCATTCACCTTCATCTATTCGCCGCGCCCAGGCACTCCGGCCGCCGAAATGGAGCAAGTGCCGCACGACGTGGTCCAGGACCGGTTCGAACGACTCGTGGCATTGCAGGAACGCATCACCGAAGAAAATCTCAAAACCTTCGAAGGCCGTGACGTCGAAGTGATGGTAACCGGCGCATCCGGCAAGAAGGACGCCGCGACCCATCGCGTTACCGGGCGCGAGAAAACCGGCGTGCTCGTGCATGTCGGTGTGCCTGAAGGCAGGCCGATGCCGCAGGTAGGCGATTTCGTGACCGCCACCGTCACCCATGCGGGGCGCCACAACCTCATTGCCGATCCCGATCTGAAGGCGGGGCAGACCTATGCCGTTCGACACTGA
- a CDS encoding response regulator transcription factor — protein sequence MTRVAIVDDDPIVCSSLSTILKATGTADIAWTACDGETAVDRYEDDNPDVLLIDVQMPVMDGLTASRKIIDAHPNAKILILTTFADESYIAKALEIGTKGYLIKQDVSSVIPAVQSVMAGQVVMGAQVLQKLHVGNASPAWNDVSQAHKSEVAQFPGRFTNLTERERDVLQLVAEGYDNREIAAKLFLSEGTVRNRISDILAKTNITNRTKLAVEWLACQ from the coding sequence ATGACGCGAGTCGCAATCGTCGATGATGATCCAATCGTATGCTCGTCGCTGTCCACGATCCTCAAGGCGACAGGCACCGCCGACATCGCATGGACGGCCTGCGATGGCGAAACCGCGGTGGACCGATATGAAGACGATAATCCGGACGTGCTTCTGATCGACGTGCAGATGCCGGTCATGGATGGGCTCACTGCGTCACGCAAGATCATCGACGCCCATCCGAATGCGAAAATCCTGATCCTCACCACATTCGCGGACGAGTCGTATATCGCCAAAGCGCTGGAAATCGGCACCAAAGGCTATTTGATCAAACAGGATGTCTCATCGGTAATTCCCGCAGTGCAGTCGGTGATGGCAGGGCAGGTCGTCATGGGGGCACAGGTGTTGCAGAAACTGCACGTCGGCAATGCCAGTCCAGCATGGAACGACGTTTCACAAGCGCATAAGAGCGAAGTGGCTCAGTTTCCGGGCCGTTTCACGAATCTCACCGAACGGGAGCGTGACGTGCTGCAACTGGTCGCCGAAGGCTACGATAATCGGGAGATCGCCGCGAAACTGTTCTTAAGCGAAGGTACGGTACGCAATCGCATCAGCGACATTCTCGCGAAAACCAACATCACGAATCGAACGAAGCTTGCCGTCGAATGGCTGGCCTGCCAATAA
- a CDS encoding Bax inhibitor-1/YccA family protein, with amino-acid sequence MAFGQQPRGNNAQNNGFNNQYQYNQQYNQYNAQPQYAYAPNGTAAVNVQATYSYEQAERSSVNSAYAHMTLGLIVTAVVAIITQMSGAYLALIQTTGIIGIFAPAIIEIVLAIYLGARIHTMKVSTAYVMFYVYAALMGFTLSTIFMAYDLGTIGISLALCAGFFFALTMFGRTTKINMLKAGPILFVGLIVLIIAEVILMIFAPGNTTLMIVSAIGLLLFAGMTVYDAQATRAMLEQYSAQGPEMVKKVSILCALNLYLDFVNMFMYILQLLGNRD; translated from the coding sequence ATGGCATTCGGTCAGCAGCCCCGGGGTAACAACGCCCAGAATAACGGCTTCAACAATCAATACCAGTACAACCAACAGTACAACCAGTACAATGCGCAGCCGCAATACGCCTACGCGCCCAACGGTACCGCCGCGGTCAACGTGCAGGCCACCTATTCCTACGAGCAGGCCGAACGCAGTTCCGTCAACAGCGCATACGCGCACATGACCCTCGGTTTGATCGTCACCGCCGTGGTCGCCATCATCACCCAAATGAGCGGCGCATACCTGGCACTCATCCAAACCACGGGCATCATCGGCATCTTCGCCCCCGCCATCATTGAAATCGTGCTTGCCATCTACCTTGGCGCGCGCATCCATACAATGAAGGTCTCCACCGCATACGTCATGTTCTACGTGTATGCGGCGCTCATGGGCTTCACCCTCAGCACCATCTTCATGGCCTACGATCTTGGCACCATCGGCATTTCCCTCGCATTGTGCGCCGGCTTCTTCTTCGCGCTCACCATGTTCGGACGCACCACCAAGATCAACATGCTCAAGGCCGGCCCCATCCTTTTCGTCGGTCTCATCGTGCTCATCATCGCCGAAGTGATTCTCATGATCTTCGCCCCCGGCAACACCACCCTCATGATCGTCTCTGCCATCGGCCTTCTGCTTTTCGCTGGTATGACCGTCTACGACGCCCAAGCCACCCGCGCGATGCTTGAACAGTATTCCGCCCAAGGCCCCGAAATGGTCAAGAAGGTTTCCATCCTTTGCGCGCTGAATCTGTATTTGGATTTCGTGAACATGTTCATGTATATTCTCCAACTCCTTGGCAATCGCGACTGA
- a CDS encoding histidine kinase produces the protein MRWAWLAPAVAAMLRCHGASANENSPMVAALLILHMILGFAVGMLCARNIELAWQNKRLQDSRRDQIRRLRSQLAESEEDRAASVRAATLAERTRIAREIHDNVGHMLTRAIMQSEASQVVAQVSGQEQAAQGFAQIRDTVGEAMTLVRGAVHDLKDEGTDFVAQIEASAHGFDGSSGVKVMLSNGIDAAPAAVSRCFATTIREALNNTIRHSMARNVDIVLRDFPALWQLRIQDDGALWSDGSQERDASMMGETSVRIHQFRSAVRKEAMQGDTGIGLADIEERARALGGTAVCGPYHEGWRVFVSIPKTDNSTATHMATKENV, from the coding sequence GTGCGATGGGCATGGCTCGCTCCTGCCGTGGCGGCGATGCTTCGTTGCCACGGTGCAAGTGCGAACGAAAACTCTCCAATGGTCGCCGCGCTGCTGATCCTGCACATGATATTAGGATTCGCGGTCGGCATGCTATGCGCCCGCAACATCGAACTTGCATGGCAAAACAAGAGACTCCAAGATTCCAGACGCGACCAGATACGTCGGTTGCGCTCGCAATTGGCGGAAAGCGAGGAGGATCGCGCCGCCTCGGTACGTGCGGCCACGCTTGCGGAACGTACGCGCATAGCACGGGAAATCCACGACAACGTCGGTCATATGCTCACCCGCGCCATCATGCAGTCCGAAGCGTCGCAGGTGGTGGCGCAGGTTTCCGGACAGGAACAGGCGGCTCAAGGATTCGCGCAGATTCGCGACACTGTGGGCGAGGCGATGACATTGGTGCGAGGCGCGGTGCATGATCTGAAGGACGAAGGCACGGATTTCGTGGCGCAGATCGAAGCCTCCGCACATGGTTTTGATGGTTCCAGTGGAGTGAAGGTCATGTTGAGTAACGGCATTGATGCGGCTCCGGCCGCGGTGTCACGCTGTTTCGCCACGACGATTCGTGAGGCGTTGAACAATACGATCCGTCACAGTATGGCGCGCAACGTCGATATCGTTTTGCGTGATTTTCCTGCGCTATGGCAGTTGCGTATACAGGATGACGGGGCCTTGTGGAGCGATGGCTCCCAGGAAAGAGACGCCAGCATGATGGGGGAGACTTCCGTCCGCATCCACCAGTTCCGCAGTGCCGTTCGCAAGGAGGCGATGCAAGGAGATACAGGCATTGGATTGGCCGATATCGAGGAACGTGCGCGCGCCCTCGGTGGCACAGCGGTGTGCGGCCCTTATCATGAAGGGTGGCGGGTGTTTGTGTCCATTCCCAAAACGGACAATAGCACGGCAACGCATATGGCAACGAAGGAGAACGTATGA